One segment of Eretmochelys imbricata isolate rEreImb1 chromosome 5, rEreImb1.hap1, whole genome shotgun sequence DNA contains the following:
- the KLF9 gene encoding Krueppel-like factor 9 isoform X2: protein MSAVAYMDFVAAQCLVSISNRSVVQEQGAQDAELLKMPDEEVTKDLNDPRDAWKDYCTLVTIAKSLLDLNKYRPLPTPSICSDSVESPDEDAGSDSDVTTESGSSPSHSPVERQDSGSVPSSLSLLHSGMPAKGKLATEKRHKCPYSGCGKVYGKSSHLKAHYRVHTEGPTAPRPSVEMLAHHRMGQQRHQESQIIEQLTISLEGNGNDSEGHVKGLRYNV, encoded by the exons ATGTCAGCAGTTGCCTACATGGATTTTGTTGCTGCTCAGTGTCTGGTTTCCATTTCCAATCGCTCTGTGGTACAGGAACAGGGGGCTCAGGACGCAGAGCTACTGAAAATGCCTGATGAAGAAGTGACCAAGGACCTGAATGACCCCAGGGATGCCTGGAAGGATTATTGCACATTGGTCACAATTGCTAAAAGCTTGTTGGACCTGAACAAGTACAGacccctcccaaccccttccatctgcagtgacagtgtagAAAGTCCAGATGAGGATGCAGGATCAGACAGCGACGTGACCACGGAATCTGGGTCGAGTCCTTCCCACAGCCCAGTGGAAAGACAGGATTCTGGCAGTgtgcccagctctctctctctcctccacagtGGAATGCCTGCAAAGGGGAAACTAGCCACTGAAAAGAGACACAAGTGTCCATACAGTGGATGTGGCAAAGTCTATGGAAAATCCTCCCATCTTAAAGCCCATTACAGAGTGCATACAG AGGGCCCGACTGCACCCAGGCCCAGTGTGGAAATGCTGGCACATCACAGAATGGGACAGCAAAGGCATCAGGAATCACAAATTATTGAACAGTTGACCATTTCACTGGAAGGAAATGGAAATGACTCAGAGGGGCATGTAAAGGGACTCCGATACAATGTTTAG